The Mycolicibacterium smegmatis genome has a window encoding:
- a CDS encoding ABC transporter ATP-binding protein: protein MSTPQGGVAVTASGWSWRHAGRPRWALRNLDVTIEPGERVLLLGASGSGKSTLLHGLAGVLGDSEDGDEAGRLLVDGVPPAQRRDRIGMVLQNPDSQVILSRVGDDVAFGMENFNVAPQAIWPRVRRALAAVGLALPLMHDTGHLSGGQQQRLALAGVLAMDPGLILLDEPTANLDPAGVLEVRDAVAAAAEQTGATLIVVEHRTAVWLPVVDRVIVLGAAGEIVADGPAAETLAQQRDRLTRAGVWVPGAELPHITRAGAPGQALLSAADLAVGYRGGPVTERLTFDIDRAATTVVTGPNGAGKSALALTLGGLLPPRDGRFSAEAAFAPAPHRREPVRWRSRELLTRIGSVFQNPEHQFLTGRVRDELALGPRALKRDPASITAVCDALLERLHLTEFADVNPYTLSGGQKRRLSVATVLATQPELIVLDEPTFGQDRTTWEELVRLLAEIADEGTAVVAVTHDLDFADLLADRHIEISAPEALAKAGR from the coding sequence ATGAGCACACCGCAGGGCGGCGTCGCCGTCACCGCATCGGGTTGGTCCTGGCGTCACGCCGGACGCCCTCGCTGGGCGCTGCGGAATCTCGACGTGACCATCGAACCCGGTGAGCGGGTGCTGCTCCTCGGTGCCAGCGGATCGGGAAAGTCGACACTTCTGCACGGCCTGGCCGGGGTGCTCGGCGACAGCGAGGACGGCGATGAGGCGGGACGCCTGCTGGTCGACGGGGTGCCGCCCGCGCAGCGGCGCGACCGCATCGGCATGGTCCTGCAGAACCCGGACTCGCAGGTCATCCTGTCGCGCGTGGGCGACGACGTCGCGTTCGGCATGGAGAACTTCAACGTCGCGCCGCAGGCCATCTGGCCGCGCGTGCGCCGCGCGCTCGCCGCGGTGGGGTTGGCGCTGCCGCTCATGCACGACACCGGCCATCTCTCCGGCGGGCAGCAGCAACGTCTGGCGCTCGCAGGCGTGCTCGCGATGGACCCGGGCCTGATCCTGCTCGACGAGCCGACCGCCAACCTCGACCCGGCAGGCGTGCTCGAGGTCCGCGACGCTGTCGCCGCGGCCGCCGAACAGACCGGTGCCACCCTGATCGTCGTCGAGCACCGCACCGCGGTGTGGCTTCCCGTGGTCGACCGGGTGATCGTGCTGGGTGCGGCAGGCGAGATCGTCGCCGACGGCCCGGCCGCGGAAACTCTGGCACAGCAACGTGATCGGCTGACCCGCGCCGGGGTGTGGGTGCCCGGGGCCGAACTGCCGCACATCACCCGCGCGGGTGCCCCCGGGCAGGCGTTGCTCTCGGCCGCCGACCTGGCCGTCGGGTACCGCGGGGGACCGGTCACCGAACGCCTCACGTTCGACATCGACCGGGCCGCGACCACCGTGGTCACCGGACCGAACGGCGCCGGGAAGTCCGCGCTGGCACTCACACTCGGCGGTCTGCTGCCGCCACGCGACGGTCGGTTCTCCGCCGAGGCCGCTTTCGCGCCCGCACCGCACCGGCGTGAGCCCGTGCGCTGGCGGTCCCGCGAACTGCTCACCCGCATCGGCAGCGTGTTCCAGAACCCCGAACACCAGTTCCTCACCGGCAGGGTGCGCGACGAGTTGGCGCTCGGACCGCGTGCGCTCAAGCGCGACCCGGCGTCGATCACCGCGGTGTGTGACGCGCTGCTGGAGCGGCTGCACCTCACCGAGTTCGCCGACGTGAACCCCTACACACTGTCCGGTGGGCAGAAGCGGCGCCTGTCGGTGGCCACGGTCCTGGCGACCCAGCCCGAGCTGATCGTCCTCGACGAGCCCACCTTCGGGCAGGACCGCACCACGTGGGAGGAACTGGTGCGCCTGCTCGCCGAGATCGCCGACGAGGGCACCGCGGTGGTCGCCGTGACCCACGACCTCGACTTCGCCGACCTGCTGGCCGATCGGCACATCGAGATATCGGCGCCCGAGGCCCTTGCGAAGGCCGGCCGGTGA
- a CDS encoding energy-coupling factor transporter transmembrane component T family protein codes for MSITVDGAPIRRVGINPVAKLAAALVIALGLVLSVDWVSAATALVLEIVLMLVLKVPVRTLLTRGALVLLAAALTGVTILLYGEQSGTVHWHFLLITVSDGSISLALATFLRVLAIALPSVILFIDTDPTELADGLGQVLRLPARFVLGALAGLRMVGLLGQDWRYLGYARRARGVADQDRLRRFAAQGFALLVSAVRRGSMLATAMEARGFGAHPRRTWARPSRFGMRESALILAAFVIAAAAISVSVATGHWNFIGHR; via the coding sequence GTGAGCATCACCGTCGACGGTGCGCCCATCCGGCGCGTGGGCATCAATCCGGTCGCGAAACTCGCGGCCGCGCTGGTGATCGCGCTGGGCCTGGTGCTCAGCGTGGACTGGGTGTCGGCCGCGACCGCGCTGGTGCTGGAGATCGTCCTCATGCTGGTGCTGAAGGTGCCGGTCCGCACGCTGCTCACGCGCGGTGCGCTCGTGCTGCTGGCCGCCGCGCTCACCGGCGTGACGATCCTGCTGTACGGCGAGCAGAGCGGCACCGTGCACTGGCATTTCCTGCTCATCACCGTCAGCGACGGCTCGATCTCGCTGGCGTTGGCCACATTTCTGCGTGTGCTGGCCATCGCGCTGCCGTCGGTGATCCTGTTCATCGACACCGACCCGACCGAACTCGCCGATGGGCTCGGGCAGGTGTTGCGACTGCCCGCCCGGTTCGTACTCGGCGCGCTGGCCGGGTTGCGCATGGTGGGGTTGCTCGGTCAGGACTGGCGGTACCTCGGCTATGCGCGCCGGGCACGAGGGGTCGCCGACCAGGACCGGCTGCGCCGTTTCGCCGCACAGGGTTTCGCGCTGCTGGTCTCGGCGGTGCGCCGGGGATCGATGCTGGCGACCGCGATGGAGGCCCGCGGGTTCGGTGCCCACCCAAGAAGAACTTGGGCCCGGCCGTCGCGGTTCGGTATGCGTGAATCCGCGCTGATCCTGGCGGCTTTCGTGATCGCGGCCGCGGCGATCTCGGTGTCGGTCGCCACCGGGCACTGGAATTTCATTGGCCACCGCTGA
- a CDS encoding alpha/beta fold hydrolase: MTTSGSVALRHVRQQVRPDVSLHAVIAGSGPAVFLLHGWPQTWQEWLPILEDLARHHTVVAVDLKGAGGSSKPLLGYDKVTMAEELDILREKLGFDTVQVVGHDIGGMLAYAWAATHRDTVTRLAVFDVPIPGASLWDGILTDPLAWHFAFHQCRDVPEFLIAGRERGYVEYFLRGRTANQDAFTDAAVDHYAHALAQPGAVRSTLEWYRAFAQDADDNRKLAREPLTVPVLALGGEHRWGPKMVDVLREFATDVRGGSIPDCGHWVVEERPDVVLAELEAFLQR; encoded by the coding sequence ATGACCACATCCGGTTCGGTGGCGTTACGCCACGTTCGACAGCAGGTGCGACCCGACGTGTCGCTACACGCGGTGATCGCGGGTTCGGGCCCAGCTGTGTTCCTGCTCCACGGCTGGCCGCAAACCTGGCAGGAATGGCTGCCGATCCTCGAGGACCTGGCACGGCATCACACCGTGGTCGCGGTGGATCTGAAGGGTGCGGGCGGTTCGTCCAAACCCCTGCTCGGATACGACAAGGTCACCATGGCCGAGGAGCTCGACATCCTTCGCGAGAAGTTGGGTTTCGACACGGTGCAGGTGGTGGGCCACGACATCGGTGGCATGCTCGCCTACGCCTGGGCGGCGACGCATCGCGACACCGTCACCCGGCTCGCGGTGTTCGACGTGCCGATCCCGGGCGCGTCACTGTGGGACGGGATCCTGACCGATCCGCTGGCCTGGCACTTCGCATTCCACCAGTGCCGCGACGTGCCGGAGTTCCTCATCGCCGGACGTGAACGCGGCTACGTCGAGTACTTCCTGCGGGGCCGCACCGCCAATCAGGATGCGTTCACCGACGCGGCGGTCGACCACTACGCGCACGCATTGGCACAGCCCGGCGCGGTGCGCAGCACGCTCGAGTGGTACCGGGCTTTCGCCCAGGATGCCGACGACAACCGCAAACTGGCCCGCGAGCCGCTGACCGTCCCGGTCCTCGCGTTGGGCGGGGAACACCGTTGGGGCCCGAAGATGGTCGACGTGCTGCGTGAATTCGCCACCGATGTGCGGGGCGGTTCGATTCCCGACTGCGGACACTGGGTGGTCGAGGAACGCCCCGACGTGGTGCTGGCCGAACTCGAGGCGTTCCTGCAACGCTGA
- a CDS encoding AAA family ATPase: MATADILGALGGDARTVLIDGRSGSGKTTLARQLSQAWESSVVVSLDDIYPGWDGLAWAVEHIREALLQPRALGRAGRWRRWDWVSGCPAGWHTVDAHQRIIVEGVGALTAANRALADLGIWLEAPEPHRKRRALLRDGDTYAPHWERWARQEEEFIARYDPRSSADLVLAT, encoded by the coding sequence TTGGCCACCGCTGACATCCTGGGCGCCCTGGGCGGTGACGCGCGCACGGTCCTGATCGACGGGCGATCCGGGTCCGGCAAGACGACGCTGGCCCGGCAGTTGAGCCAGGCCTGGGAGTCCAGCGTCGTTGTCAGCCTCGACGACATCTACCCGGGCTGGGACGGGCTGGCCTGGGCCGTCGAGCACATCCGCGAGGCCCTGCTGCAACCGCGAGCGCTCGGACGCGCCGGCCGGTGGCGGCGCTGGGACTGGGTGAGTGGATGCCCGGCCGGGTGGCACACCGTCGACGCTCACCAGCGGATCATCGTCGAGGGGGTGGGCGCCCTGACCGCGGCGAACCGCGCGCTGGCCGATCTCGGAATCTGGCTGGAGGCCCCCGAACCCCACCGCAAGCGCCGGGCACTGCTGCGCGACGGTGACACGTACGCACCGCACTGGGAGCGGTGGGCGAGGCAGGAAGAGGAGTTCATCGCGCGGTATGACCCGCGCTCGTCGGCCGACTTGGTTCTGGCAACCTGA
- a CDS encoding Gfo/Idh/MocA family protein: MVGHALRIGIIGAGVMGTKHAEYVAREQDATVVAVADPFSRTLAGKLGVPHFDSHHDLLAASGVEAVIIANPNSAHVETTLAAIEAGIPALLEKPVAVTAAEAADLVAAVRDSDAVVLVGHHRRHHPAVSKARDLIASGAIGRLVAVNGMWLTKKSDDYFEQRWRRETGAGVMLINLVHDLDLARYLCGEITTVQAVSSNALRGFEVEDTAAVIVGFDNGAIGTFILSDSAVAPWGWDQATQDDPQFPCNPDIPAWSIAGTTGSLTFPQLARFYHQGESDWYQPLSRRYESIGAGDSYTRQLQHFIAVARGDAAPLVTVQDAAASLAVIEVAQRAAKSGHRLDVPVNPEVSDGTTE; this comes from the coding sequence GTGGTCGGACATGCTCTCCGTATCGGAATCATCGGTGCCGGTGTCATGGGCACCAAGCACGCAGAATACGTTGCACGCGAACAGGATGCGACCGTCGTCGCAGTTGCCGACCCGTTCAGCAGAACCCTGGCCGGAAAGCTCGGCGTGCCGCACTTCGACAGTCATCACGATCTTCTTGCGGCATCGGGTGTCGAGGCCGTGATCATCGCCAACCCGAACAGCGCGCATGTCGAAACCACGTTGGCGGCCATCGAGGCCGGCATACCCGCATTGCTCGAGAAACCCGTCGCGGTGACCGCGGCGGAGGCCGCAGACCTGGTGGCGGCCGTGCGCGACTCAGACGCAGTGGTTCTGGTCGGTCATCACCGCAGACACCATCCGGCTGTGTCAAAGGCCAGGGACCTCATCGCGAGCGGTGCGATCGGCAGACTCGTCGCCGTCAACGGCATGTGGCTGACCAAGAAGTCCGACGACTACTTCGAGCAGCGGTGGCGCCGCGAAACCGGCGCAGGCGTCATGCTGATCAACCTCGTCCACGACCTCGACCTGGCGCGATATCTGTGCGGCGAGATCACCACCGTTCAAGCGGTCAGCAGCAACGCATTACGCGGATTCGAGGTCGAGGACACCGCAGCCGTCATCGTCGGGTTCGACAACGGCGCGATCGGTACGTTCATCCTGTCCGACTCTGCCGTCGCACCCTGGGGTTGGGATCAGGCGACACAGGATGATCCCCAGTTCCCCTGCAACCCGGACATTCCCGCATGGTCGATTGCCGGTACCACCGGTTCCCTCACCTTCCCGCAACTCGCGCGCTTTTACCATCAGGGCGAATCCGACTGGTACCAGCCGTTGTCGCGACGGTACGAGAGCATCGGGGCCGGCGACTCCTACACTCGGCAGCTGCAACACTTCATCGCCGTCGCACGCGGTGACGCCGCGCCGTTGGTGACCGTCCAGGATGCCGCCGCCAGCCTGGCCGTGATCGAAGTCGCGCAGCGTGCTGCGAAATCCGGTCACAGGCTTGATGTCCCAGTTAATCCCGAAGTCAGCGACGGAACCACTGAGTGA
- a CDS encoding sugar phosphate isomerase/epimerase family protein gives MSSTGPTHLARPAHLSMGAICFRDRPFPTIIEAASASGFTGIGLTVGQCVSALERGIGLDEISARVTDAGLRVAELELIRLGDDGPVRHANSLVEDLAHALTPDRVHVAAFTGEPARIAEQFAEICERLKPLPVAFEFMPYSQVKNLGQAIGLAQRTGAANAKVVLDVVHFFRSGDVAADLTAGDLGWVAGLQLSDVAARHGVSLPREARHLRTYPGRGELDIVGLLRAISDVSAVLPPLSVEPISDALELLPLPVVAEEIMFSTLGTVAAAGWVAGDGVFTRTAPTGN, from the coding sequence GTGAGCAGCACCGGGCCGACGCACCTGGCGCGCCCGGCGCACCTATCGATGGGCGCCATCTGCTTCCGGGACCGGCCCTTCCCCACGATCATCGAAGCCGCGTCGGCCAGCGGGTTCACCGGCATCGGTCTCACCGTCGGGCAGTGTGTGTCCGCGTTGGAGAGAGGCATCGGCCTCGACGAGATCAGCGCCCGCGTGACCGACGCGGGGTTGCGCGTCGCCGAACTCGAACTGATCCGGCTCGGTGACGACGGCCCGGTTCGGCACGCGAACTCCCTGGTGGAGGATCTCGCCCACGCACTCACACCCGACCGGGTGCACGTCGCGGCCTTCACGGGCGAACCGGCACGTATCGCCGAGCAGTTCGCGGAGATCTGCGAGCGGCTGAAACCTCTACCGGTGGCCTTCGAGTTCATGCCCTACAGCCAGGTCAAGAACCTCGGGCAGGCGATCGGACTGGCACAGCGCACCGGCGCGGCCAACGCCAAGGTGGTGCTCGACGTCGTGCACTTCTTCCGTTCGGGTGACGTCGCGGCCGACCTGACGGCAGGGGATCTCGGCTGGGTTGCCGGACTGCAGCTTTCGGATGTCGCGGCCCGCCACGGTGTGTCACTGCCGCGCGAGGCCCGGCACCTGCGCACCTACCCTGGCCGCGGGGAACTGGACATCGTCGGACTTCTCCGCGCGATCTCCGACGTGTCGGCGGTGTTGCCGCCGCTGTCTGTCGAGCCGATTTCCGATGCGCTGGAACTACTTCCGCTTCCCGTGGTAGCCGAGGAGATCATGTTCAGCACGCTCGGCACAGTCGCTGCCGCGGGATGGGTCGCCGGTGACGGTGTCTTCACACGCACTGCGCCCACCGGAAACTAG
- a CDS encoding ECF transporter S component yields MTDVSRSDSGPFVPQDRPRTYRWRVVDIVVASVLAVAAGLVFVMWNIASNPIGAPLSAALPGLQALLGGGWLFAGVLTALVIRKPGAALYGELVAATVSALVGNQWGVLTLESGLVQGIGAELVFAVFLYRVWNLPVAILSGAVAGLALAINDLILWYPGSAAAFTLIYTVSAVVSGALVAGALSWYAVRGLARTGALSRFASGRTAAR; encoded by the coding sequence ATGACCGATGTTTCCCGATCCGATTCCGGGCCCTTCGTCCCACAGGACCGTCCCCGCACCTACCGGTGGCGCGTCGTCGACATCGTGGTGGCCAGCGTGCTCGCGGTCGCCGCTGGCCTGGTTTTCGTGATGTGGAACATCGCGTCCAACCCGATCGGTGCGCCGCTGTCGGCGGCGCTGCCCGGACTGCAGGCCCTGCTCGGGGGCGGGTGGCTGTTCGCCGGTGTGCTCACCGCACTGGTCATCCGCAAGCCGGGCGCCGCGCTCTACGGCGAACTGGTCGCCGCGACCGTGTCAGCGCTGGTCGGCAACCAGTGGGGTGTGCTCACGCTCGAATCGGGACTGGTCCAGGGAATCGGCGCCGAACTCGTGTTCGCGGTGTTCCTGTACCGGGTGTGGAACCTGCCGGTCGCGATCCTGTCCGGTGCGGTCGCCGGGCTCGCGCTGGCGATCAACGATCTCATCCTCTGGTACCCCGGGTCGGCAGCGGCGTTCACGCTGATCTACACGGTCTCGGCCGTCGTGTCCGGCGCGCTCGTGGCCGGGGCGCTGTCATGGTACGCGGTACGGGGCCTGGCCAGGACCGGCGCCCTGTCCCGGTTCGCGTCCGGCCGCACCGCGGCAAGATGA
- a CDS encoding MFS transporter, whose amino-acid sequence MATAVHIAIRDLIDRNPIGGHQRRTLVLCFFCIVVDGLEVTVVGFLSAALKDDWAIGTAQLAPAVTAGLIGLGVGALLGGPLGDRFGRRYVIVWAIGSFAATTLLTAAADGVLTFSLLRLLTGFGLGASMPNVAALVSETVPTPRRRSIVAVVWSGFPSGAAIGAVVVPFVVETFGWRVAILGCGAAAAVIFVCVGTLLSESPVYLANSGHDPARLRRYCNAIEPGSADAGSVFVRDEKVRPRAYPIGALLTPELRIGTLTLWVGFMAVMFSIYLTNTWLPYLFKVAGFATGSISILSTALQIGGAVGCAAIGFIQDRFGPHITLVWTSVLGGGTAAAIAVSPNTTVVLGTLIFVLGMCTNAISTGYTAVSTTFYPTDIRSTGTSWAAGMSRVGAVLGAGIGTSLASLGVSLQQVFLLLLIPITIGALCMAIKAVTSQRAGITPAPDNTMNGARK is encoded by the coding sequence GTGGCCACTGCAGTCCACATCGCCATCCGCGACCTGATCGATCGTAATCCCATTGGTGGGCATCAGCGCCGAACCCTCGTGCTGTGCTTCTTCTGCATCGTGGTCGACGGTTTGGAGGTCACGGTCGTCGGGTTCTTGTCCGCCGCGTTGAAGGATGACTGGGCAATCGGCACGGCACAACTGGCGCCCGCGGTGACGGCGGGGCTGATCGGGCTCGGCGTAGGCGCACTGCTCGGCGGGCCGCTCGGCGACAGGTTCGGCCGTAGATATGTAATAGTCTGGGCCATAGGATCATTCGCCGCCACCACGTTGCTCACGGCAGCGGCGGACGGAGTTCTCACCTTCAGCTTGCTGCGGCTTCTCACCGGATTCGGGTTGGGCGCATCCATGCCCAACGTCGCCGCGCTCGTCTCCGAGACGGTCCCCACTCCACGGCGCCGTTCGATCGTCGCTGTGGTCTGGTCAGGATTCCCCAGCGGCGCCGCGATCGGCGCGGTCGTGGTGCCGTTCGTCGTCGAGACGTTCGGGTGGCGGGTCGCGATCCTGGGGTGCGGGGCCGCAGCGGCAGTGATCTTCGTCTGCGTCGGGACGTTGCTGTCCGAATCGCCGGTCTACCTCGCGAACTCGGGACACGACCCTGCCCGTCTCAGGCGGTACTGCAACGCCATCGAACCCGGCTCCGCAGACGCAGGCAGTGTCTTCGTGCGCGATGAGAAGGTGCGCCCGCGGGCCTACCCGATCGGCGCGTTGCTCACCCCGGAGTTGCGCATCGGAACCCTGACACTGTGGGTGGGATTCATGGCCGTCATGTTCTCGATCTACCTCACCAACACGTGGTTGCCGTATCTGTTCAAGGTCGCCGGGTTCGCCACGGGTTCCATTTCGATACTCAGCACCGCGCTTCAGATCGGCGGCGCGGTCGGTTGCGCCGCAATCGGATTCATCCAGGATCGCTTCGGGCCCCACATCACCCTGGTCTGGACCAGCGTGCTCGGTGGCGGAACAGCCGCCGCGATCGCAGTCTCCCCGAACACAACTGTCGTGCTGGGCACGCTGATCTTCGTGCTCGGCATGTGTACCAACGCGATCTCGACGGGTTACACCGCCGTCTCGACGACGTTCTACCCGACCGATATCAGGTCGACCGGCACCAGTTGGGCTGCCGGGATGTCCCGTGTCGGCGCCGTGCTCGGCGCGGGTATCGGGACCTCCCTGGCAAGCCTTGGAGTGAGTTTGCAGCAAGTCTTTCTTCTACTGCTCATCCCGATCACGATCGGCGCGCTCTGTATGGCGATCAAAGCAGTGACCTCTCAGCGCGCCGGGATCACCCCGGCGCCCGACAACACCATGAATGGAGCCCGAAAATGA
- a CDS encoding oxygenase MpaB family protein, whose amino-acid sequence MVGRRTPEELADLLTVVGLTNQVANIIMQLALPGVGHGVNESRVVSGSPRRRPVKRARTTGQYLALAVMGSEDDRDAYRRELALVHAAVHSTPESPVRYSGNAQRLQKWVAACLFRYYLDQYTLLYGPLDTATLDRLTVAAAPLATGVNVRHSDWPQTWAQFTQYWEQQLDELSIAPEVREDLISLANLRFLEEAWGVPARIVTRPLGGLFSFGTRGSLPPRFRELMGWSWSGADQRRYELLLKALRVIDVVNPFALKCFYRAYLMDLRLRRRLNTVPDTPILGRLKVLDQPLEQTSAV is encoded by the coding sequence ATGGTCGGCAGGCGAACGCCGGAGGAACTCGCGGATCTGCTGACCGTGGTGGGGCTGACCAACCAGGTGGCAAACATCATCATGCAGCTGGCGCTGCCCGGTGTCGGCCACGGCGTCAACGAGAGTCGCGTCGTCTCGGGCAGCCCGCGCCGCCGCCCGGTAAAACGCGCCCGCACCACCGGGCAGTACCTGGCCCTGGCCGTGATGGGCAGCGAGGACGACCGCGACGCCTACCGCCGCGAACTCGCACTCGTCCACGCAGCCGTGCACTCCACACCCGAGAGCCCGGTCCGCTACAGCGGCAACGCGCAACGTCTCCAGAAGTGGGTCGCCGCATGCCTTTTCCGGTACTACCTGGACCAGTACACACTGCTGTACGGGCCGCTCGACACCGCGACACTGGACCGTCTCACGGTCGCGGCGGCTCCTCTGGCCACGGGTGTCAACGTCAGACACAGCGACTGGCCCCAGACGTGGGCGCAGTTCACACAGTACTGGGAGCAGCAACTCGATGAACTCTCCATCGCACCCGAGGTGCGCGAGGATCTGATCTCGCTGGCGAATCTCCGCTTCCTGGAGGAGGCCTGGGGCGTGCCGGCCCGGATCGTCACCAGACCGCTCGGCGGGCTGTTCTCCTTCGGCACCCGCGGCAGCCTGCCGCCCCGGTTCCGGGAACTCATGGGCTGGTCGTGGAGCGGCGCCGATCAGCGACGATACGAGCTGCTGCTCAAGGCTTTACGTGTGATCGATGTGGTCAACCCGTTCGCGCTGAAGTGCTTCTACCGCGCCTATCTGATGGATCTGCGGTTGCGGCGCAGGCTCAACACGGTTCCGGACACCCCGATCCTCGGCAGGCTCAAGGTACTCGACCAGCCGCTCGAGCAGACTTCAGCTGTCTGA
- a CDS encoding alpha/beta fold hydrolase: MTSDVTLVHDSAYFDDLKMHYVRAGAGEPVVLLHGWPQTWYAWRKVIPLLAGEFEVIVPDLRGCGDTSKPSGGYDKKTVAHDVRRLVETLGHSAVHVVGHDIGAAVAYAYAAQWPSEVQTMTFIESSLSGFGQEELMDVANGGSWHFGFNMAGDISEDLVRGRERLLIEYWMRRTTVGVVDPTSVEPDALDEYARAMAQPGGLRGSFALYRAIPQDRADNRELGRTKLAMPVLAVEGEHGQAGHSTETMKKVADHVTSAVIARAGHYPAEENPAELAAALRGFLLGG; this comes from the coding sequence GTGACATCCGACGTGACACTCGTGCACGACAGTGCGTACTTCGACGATCTGAAGATGCACTACGTGCGGGCCGGGGCGGGCGAACCGGTGGTGCTGCTGCACGGGTGGCCGCAGACCTGGTACGCCTGGCGCAAGGTGATCCCGCTGCTGGCAGGGGAGTTCGAGGTCATCGTCCCAGACCTGCGGGGGTGCGGTGACACGTCCAAGCCCAGTGGAGGCTACGACAAGAAGACCGTGGCCCACGATGTCCGCAGGCTGGTCGAGACCCTGGGACACTCGGCGGTGCACGTGGTCGGTCATGACATCGGTGCGGCCGTGGCGTATGCGTACGCCGCACAGTGGCCTTCCGAGGTGCAGACCATGACCTTCATCGAGAGCAGCCTGTCGGGGTTCGGACAGGAAGAGCTGATGGACGTCGCCAACGGCGGCAGTTGGCATTTCGGCTTCAACATGGCCGGCGACATCTCCGAGGACCTGGTGCGTGGACGCGAACGTCTCCTGATCGAGTACTGGATGCGCCGCACCACGGTGGGTGTCGTCGACCCGACGTCCGTCGAACCCGACGCACTCGACGAGTACGCGCGAGCCATGGCGCAGCCGGGTGGGCTGCGCGGCTCGTTCGCGCTCTATCGGGCGATTCCTCAGGACAGGGCGGACAACCGCGAACTGGGGCGCACAAAACTGGCGATGCCCGTGCTCGCGGTCGAAGGCGAACACGGGCAGGCCGGCCACAGCACCGAGACCATGAAGAAGGTTGCTGATCACGTGACAAGTGCGGTGATCGCGCGGGCGGGGCACTACCCGGCCGAAGAGAACCCCGCAGAGCTGGCTGCGGCGCTGCGGGGGTTCCTCCTCGGCGGGTGA
- a CDS encoding sugar phosphate isomerase/epimerase family protein: MHHLTRLDATPFELADAAAAGGFDMCGVRMVPVEPGEPVFDLVGDPQMRRRFARHLRERDVRLLDVEAVWIRPETDVDSLIPALEATAELGVQYLLTVGYDHERARLIDRLGRFADLAGEYGLTLPIEFITYSAITNLADAVDVIGAVGRKNLAVLVDFLQFFRAGAEWDVLAAIPASLLPYAQISDGPAAAPTTVEALRREARRARMIPGTGELDLKRLIAALPAGIPLSVEAPTEELAGQPLDAAARILGEATRGLLAAQTARSRS; encoded by the coding sequence TTGCATCACCTCACACGGCTCGATGCCACACCGTTCGAACTCGCGGACGCCGCGGCCGCGGGCGGATTCGACATGTGCGGTGTGCGCATGGTGCCCGTCGAACCCGGGGAGCCGGTCTTCGATCTCGTCGGCGACCCGCAGATGCGTCGGCGCTTCGCGCGCCACCTCCGGGAACGCGATGTGCGCCTGCTCGACGTCGAAGCGGTGTGGATCCGGCCGGAAACCGACGTCGACAGTCTGATCCCGGCGCTCGAGGCCACGGCCGAACTGGGTGTGCAATACCTGCTGACCGTCGGTTACGACCACGAACGTGCAAGGCTCATCGACCGACTGGGGCGGTTCGCCGACCTCGCCGGCGAGTACGGGTTGACCCTGCCGATCGAGTTCATCACGTACTCGGCGATCACCAACCTCGCCGATGCCGTCGACGTGATCGGCGCCGTCGGTCGCAAGAATCTCGCCGTCCTCGTCGACTTCCTGCAGTTCTTCCGGGCCGGGGCAGAGTGGGATGTGCTGGCGGCCATCCCGGCGTCGCTGCTGCCGTATGCGCAGATCAGTGACGGCCCTGCAGCGGCACCGACCACCGTCGAGGCACTGCGCCGTGAGGCGCGAAGAGCCCGGATGATCCCCGGTACGGGTGAACTCGACCTCAAGCGCCTCATCGCGGCGTTGCCCGCGGGCATCCCGCTGTCGGTCGAGGCCCCCACCGAGGAGCTCGCCGGGCAGCCACTCGATGCCGCGGCCCGCATCCTGGGCGAGGCCACTCGCGGGCTCCTCGCCGCGCAAACCGCACGGTCTCGGTCGTGA